gaaattattttaGACTCCTAACTATTCAGCAAAACTTGAAGCAGCAAGGCATACAACTATAATATTAACCTGATTCCTGAATAGCAGGATGTCCTtacatttcaaaaatcatataaaatgtTCTACCCCAGATCTAAAATGACCAGCTGTAATTTTTCCCACCTAAGTCTCCATCAAAACCTCCCGATAATTATTTCTTGAAGAATCGCAAAAAGGTTAGCAGTATGCTTCGACTGCTGATTACAACGAGAATTGGTACATGAATGTGTGCAAAAATCTTGAAAAGTTAAAATCATGTGTGGGCAAAACTCTTTAACAGGCTCCCATTTACCACAAGCCAATGGCTTTCCACCAAACTCCTCCAAGTCCAAGCCAGATTACAATGTTAACAATACTGATGAGGAATCCGTAGCCCCACCATTTGGCGAGTGGAACATAGTTGGCGCCGTAAAATACAGGGGCTGATCCAATCCCATAATGAGTAAGGCCGCCCATGAGGTTGGAGAGGAAGGAAAGCACCATGGCTCCAAAGAATGGTGGAGTTCCCAGAGCAGTGGCGACAGACAAGAAAGCAGTGAACATGGCACCTATATGAGCAGCCCCACTTGCAAAGAAGTAGTGAGAGTAGAAGTAGAGGAGGACAAGGATTCCAAAAGATAGTTGCCAAGAGAGACCCAATCCACCAACAAACTGCATGAAACAACATTAACAAATCATTTCATTAGAAGAATCAAGGAATGTGATAAGAATTAAAGGCAGTATTGTTGACTAACAGAGCAGAGGCATGAAACACGAAGCCTAATTATTCCAAGATGAATAtttcaaataattatattatacacAGTTGGTTGATAGCTATTAGCATCTACATTATTCAAAATATGAAATGATCGATGAAGATTAACCATTGGCTAGGCAGAATAACATACCTTGACCACAGTTTGACTGAACCAAGAAATGAGACCATATTTGTTCAAATATCCAGCCATGGCAATGAGGGCAGCAAACCATGTGAGAGTATCCCAGGCAACTCCCTCAGCCAAGCACTCCTTCCATGTTACGACCCCAGTGACAAGGAGTACAGATAATCCAAGAATGGCAGCAGTGACAGCATCAATATTAAGAACCCCTCCAAAGACCCAAAGTCCTACCTGTTACAACAGAGCAAGAGAGTGAATACGATACCCAGGAGATAGAAGATTTCATGGTATACGGCAACATAACTACTGTACCATCAATTTCTCATACCAGtaaattagttataaataaCCAGAggattcaaaaatcaattaagcAAACAAGTGGTGTGCTAGTCATAACCAATGCCCTAAACTTATTATAGTTACATCGCCCAATAGTAAAGCCACAATGCCAGGATGCACGTCTATCCTGATGTGTATATCCAATTAACAATACTCTAAACATAAAATCCATTAACGAACTACACACCAATTCAAACTCTTACATGCAGCTAACAATAGATTCAAACACGGTCCACATTGAAGAAGCACAAATTCCTAAGTTTGTTGTTGAACAAGTTCCTATCTATGAACTCTGCATTTACAAATTTGAAACTCCAATCCTTGTGTAATCAATCGACAAGCTAACACTGTCAACAAATCAACTCAACAACCAAACAAGTTATTGTCAAATTGAATACCAAAATTATGAATTCCCTACCAAGCCATCCACAAGCATAGCTCCAAAAACAAATATGGGAAACACTCAATTGCTCATTTTCTCTACATAGAACGCAAAAACCAACAAAcagaaacaaaatttatctaaatTCAGCAACTTGAATTCATTCTATGATTACCGTAAGAAGCAGTGTCAATGTCATGATCTTCTCATGCGAAGTCATAGGTCCCATCTTCTGCAACCTCTCCCTTGCAAGCTTCGGCGCGTCGGGGCTACTCTTCATCCCGGGCGGGTAGATAACATACAGTATCAACGGCACCAACACCAATGAAACCAGGCCCGGAACGATCCCAGCCTTAGCCCAATCCACCCACCCAATAGTCTTGTTAATCGCATTCTGAGTCAGAGTTGCACATAGCGGGTTCGCCGCCATCGCCGTCAGGAACATCGCCGACGAGATCACCGACGTCTGAAAACACGTCAGCATGAGCCACGACCCCAAGCGATTCTCCGTCCCGTCGCCAGCGTTGCTTCCGCATGCAACGCAGAGAGCCTTCACAAGTGGCAGGAAAATTCCACCGGCGCGCGCTGAAACCGAGGGAATCGCTGGCGCGAGAAGCGCTTCGCTGAAGACCAAGCTGTACCCTAACCCTAGCGAGGAGCTTCCGAAGAGTGAGACGAACTGGTACGCGACGCGGTTACCGAGGCCGGTCTTGATGAATCCCTTGGCGAAGAAGAAGGCGAGGCAGATGAGCCACGGGATCGGGTCGCCAAAGCCTGAGAACGCCGCGGGGAATGGAAGGGTTTTAGTAAGGACGGAGACGCCGAGTCCGAGGAGGGCGACGGCACCGAGAGGTAGCGGCTGCGTGATGATCCCGACGATGGTGCCGAGGAAGATTGCGAGGAGCTGCCATGCGTTACGAGAGGCGCCGGCGGGGACGGGAGAGTACCAGACGAGGACGCCGATGGCTATGGAGGCGAGTAAGGGCTTCATGGAGGCCCCTTGCCATGGCTGAGGAGGTGGAGGTGGCGGAGATGCTGACGTAATGGAAGCTGTACCAGCGACGGAGGCTACGACGGTAGAATGTGCGCGATTAGATTTGAAAGGAGCATTGGAAATGGAGGTGATGAGATTGAAAGAGCGTGGTTTAAGAGTGAGGGGTTTGAAGGTGGTGGAAGTGGTGGGAAGGGAATGGAGGAGTGGTTTGGGTTTGGGGGAGAGGGAGCGGAGGCGTAGGGAGGGGAGAGTGGTGGCGGAGAGGGCTATGGAGGCCATGTTAGGGGCTGGGATCCGATGTGGTGTGTGTGTGTATTAGAGCTTAATAGAGGTGCAGCGCCATGGTGCGCTGAAGTGAGTGAGAGATCTAATTTGGAGCGTTGGATGCGTAGGTAGGAATATGCAGATTTGTTGGCTTGCCCCTTGTGAATGGCGTCTGTCACAGTTGGAGCTATTGGAATCTCCGAACTTGAAACATAACGAGACAAGTGAAGTCGGGTCAGTTATGTGGTGTGTGGACAGCGAGCAGCATGGGAAAGTCACCATGGACTACGTGTCTAATTGTCCAATGCGTAATAGTGGCGCTATGGGCTTTAATCAAAGACTTTTTTGGGCCACAAGGCCCAGCTATAACATACAACATTATATgcgaaataagaaaaaagaaatggtGCCGTACCGTAAGGAAGAGAGTAGCAGCCATGATGTTTTCGTTGAGAGTCATAGGTCCCATAAGTTGCAACTTGTCCCTAGCAACCCTTGGAGCATCAGGGCTATTCTTTACGCCCGGCGGGTAAATCACGTACAAGATCAACGGCACAACAACCAATGACACCGCACCCGGCACAGCCGCCGCCACGGCCCAATCGCTCCATCCAATCCCCCTCCCTATGGCCCCACGCGCCAGCGTCCCGCACAGAGGGTTGGCGGCCATGGCAGTCAGGAACATGGCAGAAGAGATCACGGAGGTTTGGAAGCAGGTTAGAGTGAGCCATGAGCCTAGCTTGCTCTCGGTTCCATCGCCAACGTTGCTGCCACATGCTTCGCTCAGAGACTTCACTAATGGGAGTATGATCCCACCTGCTCTTGCTGAAACTGAAGGTATGGCTGGTGCAAGCAATGCTTCGCTCAACACCAAGCTGTATCCTAATCCTGATCACATAATATAAATCTGCTTCTTAGCATGCATTTAACTAACTTTTGTGACCAAATTCCATAACTACTTCTTACCAAGGGAGGAGCTTCCGGCGAGTGACACCACGTGGTACGCGATTCTCGTTCCTAACCCGGTTTTGATGAACCCTTTGGCGAAGAAGAAAGCCAGCGCCACCAGCCAAGGTATCTGGTCACCAAAGGCCGAGAATGCCGCGGCGTATGTTAGCGTTTTGGTGAGCACGGCGGTGCATAAACCCATGATAGCAACAGCCCCCAGCGGAAGCGGCTGCGTGATGATGCCGACGATAGTCGCCATGAAAATGGAGAGAAGCTGCCACGCGTTTCTGGGTACTCCAGAAGGCGAAGGGAGGAGCCAGAGGATGAGACCTGTTGCGACGGAAGCCAGTAATGGCTTCAGCTTCGCACCTTGCCATGGTTGTGGAGGAGGGAGTGTTGTGGTAGTAGACGCAGCGGGCGGCNNNNNNNNNNNNNNNNNNNNNNNNNNNNNNNNNNNNNNNNNNNNNNNNNNNNNNNNNNNNNNNNNNNNNNNNNNNNNNNNNNNNNNNNNNNNNNNNNAAAGGGTTTAATTTTGATGGAAGAGAGGTTTGAAGTGAATGGCAGTGTGGTTGGTTTCGGAAGAGGGTATCTGATTATTAGAGATGTGGAAGCCATGGATGAAGAGTGTTATCACCTTGTTGAGAATGAAAAAAGAAGCTGAATATAAGTTGAGATAGATTGATATATTGAACATCGTATAAAGTCAGCAGAATCCACATGTCATGGTTTTGCAGATTGCAGCAACTGCTAGCTAGCTATCTCTACCTCTGTTTTTGGTTTCTATATATTCATTGTTTCTTTTAGTTGGTTAAATTATTAGGCTTATTATTGTTAGCAGTGTCATCAATAGTCATcatattattcttgttagttATTTCGGTATGGCTAGTGAAGCTGCCTAGTAAAGTGTTTTGTATTTATTCTAAGTATGCGGTGTGATGAGGAGGATTTGTGTAAAGCATTAAGGAGTAAGGACCTTTGAGTATACTAAGGAAAGATACATAGTAAAATGTTAAATTTGATGAAGCAATGCAAGATAAAAGTTTTAGACCTTTGTATTACTTTTTATTGGGTATGTTTAATACaaaatgttaaatttattttgttttccccTCATTTTGTGTGCACCATTTTTAATATCATAAGTAAAAGATACACATAAATAATGTACACaactataatatatataatattttaaaattttaacgaGTATAAttctcaaaaaatttataagtactaacagaatcaaaataataaagacgtaatatcttataataaatatttagatatattaaataattttaattaatgttaattAATTGTAATATATTTTCATATCTTTCTTCAAACTCAAATGACAGTCACttgagtttaaaatttattgaaaacaacaaaatagagaaaaaaatatataaaataatagaacGGAGGCAGATAGAATGCTAAAAGAAAGTGCAAATGGAGCTGTCGGAAGAAAGTGCAGATGAAAATGCTACATGAAAATACAGACGGAACTGCCATAAAAATACGATAATTTTATTGGAAGCAAAATAATTTATCCTCTTTAAGGAGGATATCATGGCTCTGATATCATGTTAGAAAAGGTAAGAGAGAGCAGTAGAGATTTGTGTATATTCAAGTAGTTATAGAATGATATTTATAGAtattaagaaaatcaaaataataaagacgtaatattctataataaatattcagatatattaAATCATTCTAATCAATGCTAATTAATCCTAATATattctaacaaaattaatatgtttttgaatgatttattaggtatatagaaaaattatattcaCAATTTTATGTTTGTTAGAATCTAATATCTATTTAAGGATTTATCGTTGGTCGATTGGTTGCTGCATGCAGCAGAATTTGAATTCTCCACATTTATTTAAATCGACGAGTGAGTTAATTACTCAACCAATGATGGATTTTGTgaataatgtgaacaatagGTCAAAGACAGAACACTAAATGTGCAGAAAAATAGAGAGAGCAAAAGACAATGATCAATGAGTGAAAAGAATGTAATATTCTTCTTATATTGCAAATGAGAATGATggatatatatacacacacaataGGGCTAAAATTATAGCTCATTATTGAATGGTGAAACTTGAGTAATTCTATGATTGACAACATCTTTTCTGTACAGCAAGGCAAAAAAGATGTTTCTGGAGTTATGATGGTACAGTTCCTGATAAGGATGGAATTGTGCTACTGAGTTGTAGGTTGGTTTTGGGTGATTATTTCTTTTTGTCTTGTATTGGTTTTATGGTGTGGTTTGTTAGCCCCCCGCAACCTGGAGATTGAAAGATCTCTTTCAATCCCAGCTTGGATATGTTGACAGTGAAAAGGCGTGGTGGCAATGCTTTAGTGAAGACATCCATAAGTTGGTTGGAGGAGAAAATTGGGAGGAGGTGCAAAAGTCCAGTTTGAGCTTTTTCGCGAACTAAGTGGCAATCCACTTCGAGATGTTTAGTTCTCTCATGGAAGACAAGGTTGGCAATGATGTGGAGGGCGCTTTGATTATCACAGTATAGCGTGGGTGGGCGAATGCAGTTGATGTTGAGAGCCTGAAACAAGTTGAGTAGCCATAGTAATTCTTTGGTAGTTATAGAGAGAGCTCGATACTCCGCTTCGGCTGAGGAACAAGATACTGTGTCATATTTCTTGGTTTTTCAGGATATGAGAGATTTTTCAAGGAAGAAGTAATATTCAGTGGTAGATCGGCAAGTGTCGGGGTAGCGTTCCCAATCGGCATGACTAAAACTGGAGATTTGGAGGGGGAGTCCCTCGGAAAGAAGATGCCTTTGCCTGACGATCATTTTAAGTATTTGAGAATACGGAGGGCTGCATTAAAGTGAATTTTGCTTGGGTTATGGACAATTTGGCTCAATTGTTAAGTAGCAAAGGTAATGCCAGGCCTGGTTATAGTGAGGTAAATGAGGCGGCCAATGAGCCGTCAGTAGACAGTGATATCATCAAGGGGTTCTCTAGTGTTTTGGCTGAGGTGAATGGAGTCATCCATTGGGGTAGACCAGAGTTTGGCAACGGTAAGGCCAGCATCAATGATAATGTCTAAACAGTATTTTTGTTGGCAAAGGTAGAGGCCAGCAAGATCCTTAACTTTGAACTTAGAGTCTAAGGCAGTCTTAACGGATTCAATCTCAGAAACAGAGCTACCAGTGACAACTATATCATTGACATAGACAAGGAGGGCAGTAAATACTTTACCAGATACTTTGAAGAACAGGCTGTAATCTGTCAGGGTCTGCTGGTATCCACACGAGAGTAAAAATGAGCTGAGCTTCTCATACCATTGTCTTCCTGATTGTCTAAGGCCATACAAAGACTTTCTTAAACGACAACACTGACCAGGCTTGGAAGGTGTCAAACCAGGTGGCAAGCTCATATACATAGTTTCAAGGAGGTCACCATGGAGGTAGGCGTTGTGAACGTCTAACTGGTGCAGTGTCCAATTATTGATGGAGGCGAGAGCAAGGAGGACTCGAATGGTGGTGATCTTTACCACCGGAGAAAAGGTTTCGAGGTAACCCATCCCTTTAATCTGTGCATACCCTTTTGCCACCAATCGCGCTTTATGGCGTTCAATGCTGTCGTCGGGCTGGCGTTTGATGTGATAGACCCATCGACAACCTATGGACTTCACATCAGCGGGAGTGTCGACAATGTCCCAAGTCTGATTTTGTTCTAGGGCCAAAATTTCAGCTCGCATGGTGTCACACCAACATGGCTGAGTTTTGGCATCTACGAATGTTCATGGCTCGGGTTCTATGGAGACGGAGAAGATGAAGCATCGGTGATGGAGTGAGACTCATGTATACAAGAGTGAGTGTGAGATTGGATGCTGGCATCTTGAAGATGGTTGGTGCGGCATTGTGAGAGAGAGATTGCAATAGTAGTCTGCTAAGTTACGTGGCGGTGCATGGATTTTGTTGGAGCGGCGGGGCTGGGAAAGTGATTAAAGAAGGAATTGGACTTGTGTTTGTGTGGGGGAGGAGAGATCCATCGTTGTTGGTTTGAGCCATTGTGGGTATTCGAATTGTGCTTGATGAAAGTTAGGATGTTGCTAAGtgtggtggttgttgattgGGTTCTTCAAAGATGGTGGGTGATTGTGGAAGGATGTTGGGAGGGTTGGAGGGGTTTTGGTCAGGTTGAGTTTGTTTGTGAAAAGAGAGGCTTGACTCAATAAATTGGACATTTTTGGAAATGAAAATCTCACGGCTGTCTAAGTCTAGT
The genomic region above belongs to Arachis duranensis cultivar V14167 chromosome 3, aradu.V14167.gnm2.J7QH, whole genome shotgun sequence and contains:
- the LOC107476803 gene encoding dicarboxylate transporter 1, chloroplastic translates to MASIALSATTLPSLRLRSLSPKPKPLLHSLPTTSTTFKPLTLKPRSFNLITSISNAPFKSNRAHSTVVASVAGTASITSASPPPPPPQPWQGASMKPLLASIAIGVLVWYSPVPAGASRNAWQLLAIFLGTIVGIITQPLPLGAVALLGLGVSVLTKTLPFPAAFSGFGDPIPWLICLAFFFAKGFIKTGLGNRVAYQFVSLFGSSSLGLGYSLVFSEALLAPAIPSVSARAGGIFLPLVKALCVACGSNAGDGTENRLGSWLMLTCFQTSVISSAMFLTAMAANPLCATLTQNAINKTIGWVDWAKAGIVPGLVSLVLVPLILYVIYPPGMKSSPDAPKLARERLQKMGPMTSHEKIMTLTLLLTVGLWVFGGVLNIDAVTAAILGLSVLLVTGVVTWKECLAEGVAWDTLTWFAALIAMAGYLNKYGLISWFSQTVVKFVGGLGLSWQLSFGILVLLYFYSHYFFASGAAHIGAMFTAFLSVATALGTPPFFGAMVLSFLSNLMGGLTHYGIGSAPVFYGANYVPLAKWWGYGFLISIVNIVIWLGLGGVWWKAIGLW
- the LOC107477076 gene encoding dicarboxylate transporter 1, chloroplastic; this translates as MATIVGIITQPLPLGAVAIMGLCTAVLTKTLTYAAAFSAFGDQIPWLVALAFFFAKGFIKTGLGTRIAYHVVSLAGSSSLGLGYSLVLSEALLAPAIPSVSARAGGIILPLVKSLSEACGSNVGDGTESKLGSWLTLTCFQTSVISSAMFLTAMAANPLCGTLARGAIGRGIGWSDWAVAAAVPGAVSLVVVPLILYVIYPPGVKNSPDAPRVARDKLQLMGPMTLNENIMAATLFLTFGDSNSSNCDRRHSQGASQQICIFLPTHPTLQIRSLTHFSAPWRCTSIKL